A region of Myxococcus stipitatus DSM 14675 DNA encodes the following proteins:
- a CDS encoding PAS domain S-box protein — MEQWAHRFFELSTELFVVLGAQGRVLEANPAWTVTMGWSPTELRLKGYRGFVHPEDLESVEARLELLTRTPGTTRFSCRWRRRDGTWAWLIWSAASAAEGGPLYCTVRRMESPPALERVEAARGTDESGAVPSWTLSDGLPLGLYVVEVSSGTVLYANHRFCQLWGIEPLEGAIRKGQVSHEDVVDHCLHSGEAANFLRLSPCAGLDGVPLHGDEAVLASGRTLRRLCSTMGASGDASRYRLFAFEDVTERKRTEEALHRSEQSFRKLIETAPEAIFVHREQRFIYVNPTLLRALRYEHAGELIGRPIWTIVHPDDLDVVRQRVHAVVALGEFAPLREIRYMRRDGTWFDAESAGLPVDFDGERAVVVMARDITERKRMQAQLLQSDRMVLAGTLAAGVGHEINNPLTYVMANLESSMETMHRLGGELGRMLPDGALAPNWSLTLKDTVELLKEAHEGATRVRNIVRDLKYISRQDEERRELLDVRESLEFSLKLASSELKPRAQVIKRYEDVPHVHADASRLGQVFLNLVVNAAQAIPEGDPNNQHVTLWVRPGNDGGVAVDVSDTGSGMPSNVLARIFDPFFTTKAVGAGTGLGLSICHGIIRGLGGEITVRSEPGRGTTFTVRLPPAPADAMPREAPPMPAPSSERSGRLLVIDDEPAVGRSLARIIGKRHQVTVVGSGEEALTKLNSGGPFDAIFCDLMMPGITGMDVYEKVREREPGLSLRFIFITGGSYTTRARQFLERIPNPRIEKPFDAQMIQQLVGEVLATET, encoded by the coding sequence ATGGAGCAGTGGGCTCACCGTTTCTTCGAGCTCTCCACCGAATTGTTCGTGGTGTTGGGCGCGCAGGGTCGGGTGCTCGAAGCCAATCCAGCGTGGACCGTGACGATGGGCTGGTCTCCCACGGAGCTTCGCCTGAAGGGCTACCGGGGCTTCGTGCACCCCGAGGACCTGGAGTCGGTGGAGGCGCGGCTGGAGCTGCTGACCCGGACCCCGGGCACCACGCGCTTCTCGTGCCGGTGGCGCCGACGGGACGGAACGTGGGCCTGGCTCATCTGGAGCGCGGCCAGCGCCGCGGAAGGTGGGCCGCTGTACTGCACGGTGCGGAGGATGGAGTCACCCCCCGCGCTCGAGCGCGTCGAAGCGGCCCGAGGCACCGATGAGAGCGGGGCCGTCCCGTCCTGGACGCTGAGCGACGGCCTGCCCCTGGGGCTCTACGTGGTGGAGGTGAGCAGCGGCACGGTGCTCTACGCGAACCACCGCTTCTGCCAGCTGTGGGGCATCGAGCCCCTGGAGGGCGCCATCCGCAAGGGGCAGGTCTCCCACGAGGACGTGGTGGACCACTGCCTGCACTCGGGCGAGGCGGCCAACTTCCTGCGCTTGAGCCCCTGTGCGGGGCTGGACGGGGTGCCGCTGCACGGGGACGAGGCGGTGCTCGCCAGCGGGCGCACGCTGCGCAGGCTGTGCTCGACGATGGGGGCCAGCGGGGACGCGTCGCGCTACCGGCTGTTCGCCTTCGAGGACGTCACGGAGCGCAAGCGCACGGAGGAGGCGCTGCACCGCTCCGAGCAGAGCTTCCGCAAGCTCATCGAGACGGCGCCCGAGGCCATCTTCGTCCACCGCGAGCAGCGCTTCATCTACGTCAACCCCACGCTCCTGCGCGCGCTGCGGTACGAGCACGCGGGAGAGCTGATCGGCCGGCCCATCTGGACCATCGTCCATCCGGATGACCTGGACGTGGTGCGCCAGCGGGTCCACGCGGTGGTGGCACTGGGGGAGTTCGCCCCGCTGCGCGAGATTCGCTACATGCGCCGCGACGGGACGTGGTTCGACGCGGAGAGCGCGGGCCTGCCGGTGGACTTCGACGGCGAGCGCGCGGTGGTGGTGATGGCGCGCGACATCACCGAGCGCAAGCGCATGCAGGCCCAGCTCCTCCAGTCGGACCGGATGGTGCTCGCGGGCACGCTCGCGGCGGGCGTGGGCCATGAAATCAACAACCCGCTCACCTACGTCATGGCCAACCTGGAGTCCTCCATGGAGACCATGCACCGGCTGGGCGGAGAGCTGGGGCGGATGCTGCCCGACGGCGCGCTCGCGCCGAACTGGTCCCTCACGCTGAAGGACACGGTGGAGCTGCTCAAGGAGGCCCACGAGGGCGCCACGCGCGTGCGCAACATCGTGCGGGACTTGAAGTACATCTCCCGCCAGGACGAGGAGCGCCGGGAGCTGCTCGACGTGCGCGAGTCGCTGGAGTTCTCGCTCAAGCTGGCCTCCAGCGAGCTCAAGCCGCGCGCCCAGGTCATCAAGCGCTACGAGGACGTCCCGCATGTCCACGCGGACGCGTCCCGGCTGGGCCAGGTGTTCCTCAACCTGGTGGTGAACGCCGCGCAGGCCATCCCCGAGGGGGACCCGAACAACCAGCACGTGACGCTGTGGGTGCGCCCCGGGAATGACGGCGGCGTGGCGGTGGACGTCAGCGACACCGGCTCCGGCATGCCGTCCAACGTGCTGGCGCGCATCTTCGACCCGTTCTTCACCACCAAGGCGGTGGGCGCGGGCACGGGCCTGGGGCTGTCCATCTGCCACGGCATCATCCGGGGCCTGGGCGGTGAAATCACCGTGCGCAGCGAGCCGGGGCGCGGGACGACCTTCACGGTGCGCCTGCCGCCGGCGCCCGCGGACGCGATGCCGCGCGAGGCGCCGCCCATGCCCGCGCCGTCCTCCGAGCGCAGCGGGCGCCTGCTCGTGATTGACGACGAGCCCGCGGTGGGCCGCTCGCTGGCGCGCATCATCGGAAAGCGGCACCAGGTGACGGTGGTGGGCAGCGGCGAGGAGGCCCTGACGAAGCTGAACTCCGGCGGCCCCTTCGACGCCATCTTCTGCGACCTGATGATGCCGGGCATCACCGGCATGGACGTCTACGAGAAGGTGCGCGAGCGGGAGCCCGGGTTGAGCCTGCGCTTCATCTTCATCACGGGCGGCTCGTACACCACGCGGGCCCGGCAGTTCCTGGAGCGCATTCCCAACCCGCGCATCGAGAAGCCCTTCGATGCGCAGATGATTCAACAACTGGTCGGCGAAGTCCTGGCGACCGAGACCTGA
- a CDS encoding M20/M25/M40 family metallo-hydrolase, which translates to MPVSSLLVSSSLALQLVSGAAPAGAKPVSTPSAAPVKAYMPPLATAEKLVGPALTEGRAYARLAELTDGIGPRLSGSEGAAAAVQWALRSFKADGVKAWTEPVKVPRWVRGEERGEVLASPLTRGHPLHLLALGGSPPTAPEGLTAEVVEVTSLEQLAALGESVKGKIVFFNHTMAVPADYGRFAGLRGRGPAVAAKAGAAGALVRSLATASLSTPHTGSTRFDDAGPRIPAASITTENAELLHRLLAKGAVRVKLVLGGSELPDADSHNVVAEIRGREKPQEIVLISAHLDSWDVGTGAHDDGAGVVMVMEAARLIAKLPQAPRRTVRVVLYMNEENGLAGGRAYAEAHAAEIPKHVAAMEMDSGGGRPVGVSLRAGAGGQALLQPWMSPLVSLGAAAFSSREAGGADISPLMPARVPFFGVEVDASRYFDVHHTHADTLDKVDPQDLARSTAATAWVTYAMAESPETLARPEAPASAPVAAPPKAATGH; encoded by the coding sequence TTGCCCGTCTCCTCGCTTCTCGTGTCGTCGTCGCTCGCGCTCCAGCTCGTGTCGGGGGCGGCTCCCGCCGGGGCGAAGCCTGTGTCCACCCCGTCCGCGGCGCCGGTGAAGGCTTACATGCCGCCCCTGGCCACGGCGGAGAAGCTGGTGGGGCCCGCGCTGACGGAGGGCCGGGCCTATGCGCGGCTGGCGGAGCTGACGGATGGGATTGGCCCGCGCCTGTCTGGCTCGGAGGGCGCGGCGGCGGCGGTGCAGTGGGCGCTGCGGAGCTTCAAGGCGGACGGGGTGAAGGCGTGGACGGAGCCCGTCAAGGTGCCGCGCTGGGTGCGGGGCGAGGAGCGCGGCGAGGTGCTCGCGTCCCCGCTCACGCGAGGCCACCCGCTGCACCTGCTGGCGCTGGGCGGCAGCCCTCCCACCGCGCCCGAGGGGCTCACCGCGGAGGTGGTGGAGGTGACGTCGCTGGAGCAGTTGGCCGCGCTGGGTGAGTCGGTGAAGGGGAAGATTGTCTTCTTCAACCACACCATGGCGGTGCCGGCGGACTACGGCCGCTTCGCGGGCTTGCGCGGCCGGGGCCCGGCGGTGGCGGCGAAGGCGGGCGCGGCGGGGGCGCTGGTGCGCTCGCTGGCCACCGCGTCGCTGAGCACGCCGCACACGGGGTCCACGCGCTTCGACGACGCGGGCCCGCGCATCCCCGCCGCGTCCATCACGACGGAGAACGCGGAGCTGCTCCACCGCCTGCTCGCCAAGGGGGCCGTGCGCGTGAAGCTGGTGCTGGGCGGCTCGGAGCTGCCGGACGCGGACTCGCACAACGTCGTCGCGGAGATTCGCGGGCGGGAGAAGCCGCAGGAAATCGTGCTCATCAGCGCGCACCTGGACTCGTGGGACGTGGGCACGGGCGCGCATGACGACGGCGCGGGCGTGGTGATGGTGATGGAGGCCGCGCGCCTCATCGCGAAGCTGCCGCAGGCGCCCCGGCGCACGGTGCGCGTGGTGCTCTACATGAACGAGGAGAACGGGCTCGCCGGTGGACGCGCCTACGCGGAGGCGCACGCGGCGGAGATTCCCAAGCACGTGGCGGCCATGGAGATGGACTCGGGGGGCGGCCGTCCGGTGGGGGTGAGCCTGCGCGCGGGCGCGGGTGGACAGGCGCTGCTCCAGCCGTGGATGTCGCCGCTGGTGTCGCTGGGCGCGGCGGCGTTCTCCTCGCGCGAGGCGGGTGGCGCGGACATCAGCCCCCTGATGCCGGCGCGGGTCCCCTTCTTCGGCGTGGAGGTGGACGCCAGCCGCTACTTCGACGTGCACCACACACACGCGGATACGTTGGACAAGGTGGACCCACAGGACCTGGCGCGCAGCACCGCCGCCACCGCGTGGGTGACGTATGCGATGGCGGAGTCGCCGGAGACGCTCGCCCGACCGGAGGCGCCCGCGTCCGCGCCCGTGGCCGCGCCGCCGAAGGCCGCGACGGGGCACTGA
- a CDS encoding adenylate/guanylate cyclase domain-containing protein: protein MTVNARNPRSLRDTSAPDAVGWLVSDARLLPNPAPLLEGVCERLTARGVPLARASISLFTLHPLLHARSFRWRAGQSSATTEVHPHGLQHLPAFAQSPFKALREGVPVIHRRLEQPLAPDDYPMFQGLREEGLTEYLALPVCFSDGSRHAVSWSTSEPGGFTDAQRALLQELHPLLELVLEVIARKDMTGVLLDTYLGRDTGRRILQGQIRRGDGETTSAVICLSDLRSFTALSDALPRDALLELLNAYFETMVSAFHAHGAEVLKFMGDAVLAIFRIDAESPVEERCMAAARTMREAVAATARDNASRREQGLTPYEFGASLHVGDVMYGNIGASDRLDFTVIGPAVNLASRIAGLCAGLNEPVLLSESFVSHYRGGVKDLGRHPLKGVPHPMRIYTLGSESSARTVAA from the coding sequence GTGACTGTGAATGCTCGAAACCCTCGGAGTCTCCGCGACACCTCCGCCCCCGACGCGGTGGGCTGGCTCGTGTCGGACGCGAGGCTCCTGCCGAACCCGGCTCCCTTGCTGGAAGGCGTGTGTGAGCGATTGACCGCCCGAGGTGTCCCCCTCGCGCGCGCCTCCATCTCCCTGTTCACCCTGCACCCGCTCCTGCACGCGCGGAGCTTCCGCTGGCGCGCGGGCCAGTCCTCCGCCACCACGGAGGTGCACCCTCACGGCCTCCAGCACCTGCCTGCCTTCGCGCAGAGCCCCTTCAAGGCGCTGCGCGAGGGGGTGCCCGTCATCCATCGCCGGCTGGAGCAGCCGCTGGCCCCGGATGACTACCCGATGTTCCAGGGGCTGCGCGAAGAGGGGCTCACCGAGTATCTGGCGCTGCCGGTGTGCTTCAGCGATGGCTCGCGCCACGCGGTCTCCTGGTCCACGTCCGAGCCCGGGGGCTTCACCGACGCGCAGCGGGCCTTGTTGCAGGAGCTGCATCCGCTGCTGGAGCTGGTGCTGGAGGTCATCGCGCGCAAGGACATGACGGGCGTGTTGCTCGACACGTACCTGGGCCGGGACACGGGCCGGCGCATCCTCCAGGGACAGATTCGCCGAGGGGATGGAGAGACGACCTCCGCCGTCATCTGTCTGAGCGACTTGCGCAGCTTCACCGCGCTGTCGGATGCGCTGCCTCGCGATGCGTTGTTGGAGCTGCTCAACGCCTACTTCGAGACGATGGTCAGCGCGTTCCATGCGCACGGCGCGGAGGTGCTCAAGTTCATGGGCGACGCGGTGCTCGCCATCTTCCGCATCGACGCGGAGTCGCCCGTGGAGGAGCGGTGCATGGCCGCCGCGCGCACCATGCGCGAGGCCGTGGCCGCCACCGCGCGAGACAATGCCTCTCGCCGTGAGCAGGGCCTCACGCCCTATGAGTTCGGCGCGTCGCTGCACGTGGGCGATGTCATGTACGGGAACATCGGCGCCTCGGACCGGCTCGACTTCACCGTGATTGGTCCCGCGGTGAATCTGGCCAGCCGCATCGCGGGCCTGTGCGCGGGCCTCAACGAGCCCGTGCTGCTGTCGGAGTCCTTCGTCTCCCACTACCGGGGCGGCGTGAAGGACCTGGGGCGCCATCCCCTCAAGGGCGTGCCGCACCCCATGCGCATCTACACGCTGGGGTCGGAGTCCTCCGCGCGGACGGTCGCCGCCTGA
- a CDS encoding MDR family MFS transporter — protein MASPAAFPTFTRTQKVFTMLGALLGLLLAALDQTIVATAGPSIQADLGIPASLYPWLTTSYLVASTMMVPVWGKLSDLVGRRAVLGAGITVFLLGSFLCGVSRSTVTLILFRAVQGLGSAALFTGALAVVADLFPPRERGKYQGLFGAMFGLSSVVGPLAGGFITDRLGWHWVFFINLPVGAVALALVLLRMPRLRPEGVPRGKLDLAGAGTLALAVVPLLLALSLGHAREQETQGIGWAWGSGPILGLFALAAVGTAAFIRVETHTEEPLLDLRLFKLKTFSLGNAAVFIVGAVFLSGVVFLPLFMVNVVGLSATHSGLTLTPLTLGVVAGNVVSGQLVSRLGRYKELMLGSLLLLAGGFAVMGFTLTPQSTQAEVTVKMVLVGLGLGPSIPLYTVAIQNAVSAQQIGVATSAATFFRQLGMTLGVALMGAVFATTLSHELKTRVAQATDGLPSHLRAELLSATSGAPGEGGPSHTAFEPEALKARLRTELASSRPEQLDDALSAVDRADQALKEAYTTAVKDVYRCAILVALLAFLVTLRLPEQPLTRTRSQAATVRAEDSDPSV, from the coding sequence ATGGCATCGCCCGCGGCGTTCCCCACGTTCACCCGCACGCAGAAGGTCTTCACGATGCTGGGGGCCCTGCTGGGCCTGCTGCTCGCGGCGCTGGACCAGACCATCGTCGCCACCGCGGGCCCCTCCATCCAGGCGGACCTGGGCATCCCCGCGTCGCTCTATCCGTGGCTCACCACGTCGTACCTCGTCGCCTCGACGATGATGGTGCCCGTCTGGGGAAAGCTCTCCGACCTGGTGGGCCGCCGCGCGGTGCTGGGTGCGGGCATCACCGTCTTCCTCCTGGGCAGCTTCCTGTGCGGCGTGTCCCGCTCCACGGTGACACTCATCCTCTTCCGCGCGGTGCAGGGCCTGGGCAGCGCCGCCCTGTTCACCGGCGCGCTGGCCGTCGTCGCCGACCTCTTCCCGCCTCGAGAGCGCGGCAAGTACCAGGGCCTCTTCGGCGCGATGTTCGGCCTGTCCAGCGTCGTCGGCCCACTGGCCGGTGGCTTCATCACGGACCGGCTCGGCTGGCACTGGGTCTTCTTCATCAACCTCCCCGTGGGCGCGGTGGCGCTCGCCCTCGTGTTGCTCCGCATGCCTCGGCTGCGGCCGGAAGGGGTGCCTCGCGGGAAGCTCGACCTCGCGGGCGCGGGGACCCTCGCGCTCGCCGTGGTGCCGCTGCTCCTCGCGCTGAGCCTGGGCCATGCCCGCGAGCAGGAGACCCAAGGCATCGGCTGGGCGTGGGGCTCGGGGCCCATCCTGGGCTTGTTCGCGCTCGCGGCGGTGGGCACCGCGGCCTTCATCCGCGTGGAGACCCACACCGAGGAGCCCCTGCTGGACCTGCGCCTCTTCAAGCTGAAGACCTTCAGCCTGGGCAACGCGGCGGTGTTCATCGTCGGCGCGGTGTTCCTCTCCGGCGTCGTCTTCCTGCCGCTGTTCATGGTGAACGTGGTGGGGCTGTCCGCCACGCACTCGGGCCTGACGCTCACACCGCTCACCCTGGGCGTGGTCGCCGGCAACGTGGTCAGCGGGCAACTGGTGTCCCGGCTGGGGCGCTACAAGGAGCTGATGCTGGGCTCGCTGCTGCTCCTCGCCGGGGGCTTCGCGGTGATGGGCTTCACGCTGACGCCCCAGTCCACGCAAGCGGAAGTCACGGTGAAGATGGTCCTCGTGGGCCTGGGACTGGGCCCCTCGATTCCGCTCTACACCGTGGCCATCCAGAACGCGGTGTCCGCGCAACAGATTGGCGTGGCCACGTCCGCGGCGACGTTCTTCCGCCAGCTCGGCATGACGCTGGGCGTGGCGCTGATGGGCGCCGTGTTCGCGACCACGCTCTCCCACGAGCTGAAGACCCGCGTGGCCCAGGCCACCGACGGACTCCCCTCCCACCTCCGCGCCGAGCTGCTGTCCGCCACCTCCGGCGCCCCCGGAGAAGGCGGCCCGTCACACACGGCCTTCGAGCCCGAGGCCCTCAAGGCCCGCCTGCGCACGGAGCTGGCGTCCTCACGCCCCGAGCAACTGGACGACGCCCTCTCCGCCGTGGACCGCGCGGACCAGGCGCTGAAGGAGGCCTACACCACCGCGGTGAAGGACGTGTACCGCTGCGCCATCCTCGTCGCGCTGCTCGCGTTCCTCGTCACGCTGCGCCTGCCCGAGCAGCCGCTCACGCGCACGCGGTCTCAGGCGGCGACCGTCCGCGCGGAGGACTCCGACCCCAGCGTGTAG
- a CDS encoding lysyl oxidase family protein, producing the protein MRSWWRWLAVVGAVFGGSGCEDNEPSERLLSETPLWRVTAAPNNSGECFGGSLALADFNGDGRKDLVVGTELCQEPWFASKFPGRVSIFPGQESFFSTQHVSALMTWRSTSPLASGVNLGVSAGDVNGDGFADLLVHSRFGVNVFLGQADLETMLREPAFRVAGGNQLSASSFLDLNGDGLGDFIVNHLGQEEFYLATPGAPSGLFTRALVREGFHFSLPMGDLNGDGAEDVLLSMGPGQPRGYFLGCKPGSAFSCNGPISSEPWHTESEEVVSRLIPDMNGDGYPEAFLGGQGGVSELRLSEPDGRLASSAVWSMLGDPVYPLFGDVFRMVGDLDGDGHRQDFVVGSIGRLYVFSPQGDVSEALQSVWAWPRADTLPNGYDAYRRYVVEAPGDLDGDGLEDLIVASRTYGEDMSQSRGDVSVYGGGKRPARPVDPPRLLAFEACGLGRGAETGKPDLTVDKDALQRSVHVTWRTFAAEGCEVKEQCVNAPGRRKLLRFSTVIQNLGNRSAILPSIAENPDLYVYDECHRHDHLINFAAYELRDTSGQSVLTGRKQGFRLLDLFSYCADAAPQGVYGSMGISPGWADIYTVDTPCQWVDITDLPDGTYDFQVSVDTRDIVDEGTVHPNTVSFPVRLEGNAVTVLP; encoded by the coding sequence ATGCGCTCATGGTGGAGATGGCTGGCTGTCGTTGGGGCGGTGTTCGGGGGCAGCGGGTGTGAGGACAACGAACCGTCGGAGCGCTTGCTCTCGGAGACGCCGTTGTGGCGGGTGACGGCGGCGCCGAACAACAGTGGAGAGTGCTTTGGCGGCTCCCTGGCGCTCGCGGACTTCAATGGCGATGGCCGCAAGGACCTGGTGGTGGGGACGGAGCTGTGTCAGGAGCCGTGGTTCGCCTCGAAGTTCCCGGGGCGCGTGTCCATCTTCCCAGGGCAGGAGTCCTTCTTCTCCACCCAGCATGTCTCCGCGTTGATGACGTGGCGGTCCACCAGCCCCCTCGCCTCCGGAGTGAACCTCGGCGTCTCGGCCGGCGATGTGAATGGGGATGGCTTCGCGGACCTGCTCGTGCATTCGCGCTTTGGCGTCAATGTCTTCCTGGGACAGGCGGACCTGGAGACGATGCTGCGAGAGCCCGCCTTTCGCGTAGCTGGCGGCAACCAGCTCTCGGCAAGCTCCTTCCTGGACCTGAACGGGGATGGCCTCGGCGACTTCATCGTCAACCATCTCGGGCAAGAGGAGTTCTACCTGGCGACGCCTGGCGCTCCCTCGGGACTCTTCACCCGCGCGCTCGTCCGTGAGGGATTCCATTTCTCCCTGCCCATGGGCGACCTGAATGGAGATGGCGCGGAGGACGTGCTGCTGTCGATGGGGCCTGGTCAGCCCAGGGGCTACTTCCTGGGGTGCAAGCCCGGCTCCGCGTTCTCGTGCAATGGTCCCATCTCGTCGGAGCCCTGGCACACGGAGTCCGAAGAGGTCGTGTCCCGGTTGATTCCAGACATGAACGGGGATGGGTACCCGGAGGCTTTTCTCGGCGGGCAGGGAGGAGTGAGTGAGCTCCGCCTCTCCGAGCCGGATGGGCGGCTTGCGTCCTCGGCGGTCTGGTCCATGCTGGGTGACCCCGTGTATCCCCTCTTCGGGGATGTCTTCCGCATGGTGGGGGACCTGGATGGGGATGGTCACCGGCAAGACTTTGTCGTGGGCTCCATCGGTCGACTCTATGTCTTCTCGCCACAGGGAGACGTCTCGGAGGCCTTGCAGTCTGTCTGGGCCTGGCCCAGGGCGGACACCCTCCCCAATGGCTATGACGCCTACCGGCGCTATGTCGTGGAGGCGCCTGGCGACCTCGATGGAGATGGCCTCGAGGATCTCATCGTGGCCAGCAGGACCTATGGCGAGGACATGAGCCAATCCAGGGGAGACGTGAGCGTCTACGGGGGAGGGAAGCGACCGGCCCGACCTGTCGACCCGCCGCGCCTCCTGGCGTTCGAGGCCTGCGGCCTCGGGAGGGGCGCGGAGACGGGCAAGCCGGACCTGACGGTGGACAAGGACGCGCTCCAGCGCTCCGTGCATGTGACCTGGAGGACCTTCGCCGCGGAGGGGTGTGAGGTGAAGGAGCAGTGCGTGAATGCGCCGGGACGACGCAAGCTCCTGCGCTTCAGCACCGTCATCCAGAACCTGGGCAACCGGTCCGCCATCCTCCCATCCATCGCCGAGAACCCGGACCTGTACGTCTACGACGAGTGCCACCGGCACGACCACCTCATCAACTTCGCGGCCTATGAGCTGCGCGATACCAGCGGGCAAAGTGTGCTGACGGGGCGCAAGCAGGGCTTCCGCTTGCTGGACCTCTTCAGCTACTGCGCGGATGCGGCGCCGCAGGGCGTGTACGGCTCCATGGGCATCTCCCCGGGCTGGGCGGACATCTACACCGTCGACACGCCGTGCCAGTGGGTGGACATCACGGACCTGCCGGACGGAACCTACGACTTCCAGGTCAGCGTGGACACGCGAGACATCGTCGACGAGGGGACCGTCCACCCCAACACGGTGTCCTTCCCGGTGAGGCTCGAAGGAAACGCCGTGACGGTGCTTCCATAG
- a CDS encoding FG-GAP-like repeat-containing protein, with amino-acid sequence MRSFWRTLAVASVLCVGCSDDEPGPPAKPEVLLSQTPLWQVKADPSRTNECFGGSVALADFNGDGRKDLVVGTEPCSRLMRGTPHPGRVSVFVGQESYFSTQEVSALMSWPSTHPRASGTALTVVAGDVNGDRYADLLVRSRYGASVFLGQENLEAMLAEPSFRVPGADRFQLWGGHFVDLNGDGRDDLIISRSNEQRFYLSTPGAAEGPFTLVRTRPGFLSATPVGDLNGDGADDVLLPTEDGQRGYFLGCKTGAAFACDGPISATPWRLEPLGRGGLSLADMNGDGHPEAFVSTERGPLQLHLSQSDGTLSASPIWSTMGDPTFPLLGTGAWSVGDLDGDGQRQDFVMGALGRLYFFSPDAGVSQDLEPVWSWPEENTIPNGYDVYRRYAVAVPGDLNGDGIDDLIVANTASGDSLEQPVGDVAIYSGGKVPPTRREPPYMPAPRACGLALDPVNGKPDLTVDADVLKRTVHVMWRTFGADTCEVQEQCVGAAGRRKLLRFSTSILNLGTKAAALPPIGENPDMYVMDECHGHYHLNNFAAYELRDASGNTVLSGRKQGFYLVDFQSYCTDASPADYTFDPMGISPGWADIYTLDTPCQWVDVTDLPDGDYTFQVSVDTRDIVDEGTVHPNTVGFPVRLEGDTVTVLP; translated from the coding sequence ATGCGTTCGTTCTGGAGGACCCTGGCCGTAGCCAGTGTGCTGTGCGTGGGCTGTTCGGATGACGAGCCGGGTCCTCCCGCGAAGCCCGAGGTGCTGCTCTCCCAGACACCGCTGTGGCAGGTGAAGGCGGACCCGAGCCGGACCAACGAGTGCTTTGGCGGCTCCGTGGCGCTCGCGGACTTCAATGGCGATGGCCGCAAGGACCTGGTGGTGGGCACGGAGCCTTGCTCGCGGCTGATGCGTGGGACTCCACACCCGGGCCGGGTGTCCGTCTTCGTGGGGCAGGAGTCCTACTTCTCCACCCAAGAGGTCTCCGCGTTGATGTCCTGGCCCAGCACGCATCCGCGGGCCTCCGGGACGGCGCTGACGGTGGTGGCGGGCGACGTGAATGGAGACCGCTACGCGGACCTGCTCGTGCGCTCCCGCTATGGCGCCTCGGTCTTCCTGGGGCAGGAGAACCTGGAGGCGATGCTGGCCGAGCCTTCCTTCCGTGTGCCGGGGGCTGACCGGTTCCAGCTCTGGGGAGGCCACTTCGTCGACCTGAATGGAGACGGGCGCGACGACCTCATCATCTCGCGCTCCAACGAGCAGCGCTTCTACCTGTCCACGCCGGGAGCGGCGGAGGGGCCCTTCACCCTGGTGCGCACCCGGCCGGGCTTCCTCTCCGCCACGCCCGTGGGGGACCTCAACGGGGACGGCGCGGACGACGTGCTGCTGCCGACGGAGGACGGCCAGCGGGGTTACTTCCTCGGCTGCAAGACGGGGGCGGCCTTCGCCTGCGACGGCCCCATCTCCGCCACGCCCTGGCGACTGGAGCCGCTGGGCCGTGGAGGACTCTCCCTGGCCGACATGAACGGGGACGGGCACCCAGAGGCCTTCGTCTCCACGGAGAGGGGGCCGCTCCAGCTCCACCTCTCCCAGTCGGACGGAACCCTCTCCGCGTCGCCCATCTGGTCCACGATGGGCGACCCCACCTTTCCCCTGCTGGGGACGGGAGCCTGGTCGGTCGGCGACCTGGATGGGGATGGTCAGCGCCAGGACTTCGTCATGGGAGCCTTGGGGCGGCTCTATTTCTTCTCGCCCGACGCGGGCGTCTCGCAAGACCTCGAGCCCGTCTGGTCCTGGCCGGAGGAGAACACCATCCCCAATGGCTACGACGTGTACCGGCGCTACGCCGTGGCGGTGCCTGGAGACCTGAATGGAGATGGCATCGATGACCTCATCGTGGCCAACACCGCGTCGGGAGACAGCCTCGAGCAGCCCGTGGGCGACGTGGCCATCTACTCCGGAGGGAAGGTGCCCCCGACGCGTCGCGAGCCTCCGTACATGCCCGCGCCCAGGGCCTGTGGCCTCGCGCTGGACCCGGTGAACGGCAAGCCAGACCTGACGGTGGACGCGGACGTGCTCAAGCGCACGGTGCACGTGATGTGGCGGACCTTCGGTGCGGACACGTGCGAGGTGCAGGAGCAGTGCGTGGGGGCCGCTGGCCGTCGCAAGCTCTTGCGCTTCAGCACCTCCATCCTGAACCTGGGCACCAAGGCCGCCGCCCTGCCCCCCATTGGCGAAAACCCAGACATGTATGTCATGGACGAGTGCCACGGCCACTACCACCTCAACAACTTCGCGGCCTACGAGTTGCGCGACGCCAGCGGGAACACGGTGCTGTCGGGGCGCAAGCAGGGCTTCTACCTGGTGGACTTCCAGAGCTACTGCACGGACGCCTCGCCCGCGGACTACACCTTCGACCCGATGGGAATCTCCCCGGGCTGGGCGGACATCTACACGCTCGACACGCCGTGCCAGTGGGTGGACGTCACGGACCTGCCGGACGGCGACTACACCTTCCAGGTCAGCGTGGACACGCGGGACATCGTCGACGAGGGGACAGTCCATCCCAACACGGTGGGCTTCCCGGTGCGCCTGGAGGGAGACACCGTGACGGTGCTGCCGTAA